The Malus domestica chromosome 13, GDT2T_hap1 genome includes a window with the following:
- the LOC103405355 gene encoding protein YIP4b-like, which yields MSHSERDTVPLHPSSQSDIDEIENLINASVQSGPTTVLPAKPPSPPRASIPVSSSPFIPSNLPPPAPSSAAKQKPPSVPAPPPIPSATNGPSISPSGFGSPPNTLTEPVWDTVKRDLSRIVSNLKLVVFPNPYREDPGKALRDWDLWGPFFFIVFLGLTLSWSASVKKSEVFAVAFAVLAAGAVILTLNVLLLGGHIIFFQSLSLLGYCLFPLDVGALICMVKDNVILKVVVVSVTLAWSSWAAYPFMSSAVNPRRKALALYPVFLLYVSVGFLIIAID from the exons ATGTCGCACTCCGAACGCGACACCGTCCCCCTCCACCCCTCCTCCCAATCCGACATCGACGAGATCGAAAACCTAATCAACGCCAGCGTCCAATCGGGCCCCACCACCGTCCTCCCCGCCAAACCCCCCAGTCCTCCCCGCGCCTCCATTCCCGTCTCATCATCCCCTTTCATCCCATCAAACCTCCCGCCCCCAGCCCCCTCCTCCGCCGCGAAGCAGAAGCCTCCCTCCGTCCCCGCCCCACCTCCCATTCCCTCCGCAACCAACGGCCCCAGTATCTCTCCCTCCGGGTTCGGCTCCCCGCCCAACACCCTAACCGAGCCCGTTTGGGACACCGTGAAGCGCGACTTGTCGAGAATCGTGAGCAATTTGAAGCTTGTGGTGTTCCCCAACCCGTATCGTGAGGACCCGGGAAAGGCCTTGAGGGATTGGGATCTCTGGGGACCTTTCTTCTTCATTGTGTTCTTGGGTCTCACTCTTTCCTGGTCTGCATCTGTTAAAAAG TCTGAGGTTTTTGCTGTTGCTTTTGCTGTGCTTGCTGCTGGTGCTGTGATTCTGACACTGAATGTACTCCTACTG GGTGGACACATAATATTCTTCCAGAGCCTTAGTCTCCTCGGTTATTGCCTATTTCCTCTGGACGTTGGAGCTCTGATATGTATGGTGAAGGACAATGTGATATTGAAGGTGGTTGTGGTAAGCGTAACACTGGCTTGGAGTTCATGGGCTGCATATCCTTTCATGAGTTCAGCAGTCAACCCCAGGAGAAAAGCCCTTGCACTTTACCCTGTTTTCCTATTGTACGTATCTGTCGGTTTCCTCATTATCGCCATTGATTGA